GGGACGACCGAACCGACGACCGACCCGGAGCTGGTCCGGGCGTTCGGCGAGACACATGGCTGGCCGTTGGCCATCAAGGCGGCGTTCGGCGGCGGTGGTCGTGGCATGAAGGTCGTTCGCGGCCCCGGCGACGTCGAGTCGGCGCTGGCAGGTGCCCGCCGCGAGGCCGAGGCGTCCTTCGGCCGTGGCGAGTGCTACGTCGAGCGGTACCTGGAGCGTCCCCGCCACGTCGAGGTGCAGGTCCTTGCCGACGCTGACGGAACCGTCATCCACCTGGGTGAGCGCGACTGCTCGTTGCAGCGTCGCCACCAGAAGCTGGTGGAGGAGGCCCCTGCACCCGGCCTGGCCGACGCCACCCGTATGGCCCTGCGCGACGCAGCCATCCGAGTGGCCAGCGAGATGGGCTACGTCAACGCCGGGACGTGTGAGTTCCTCGTCGACCGCGACGCCGACGGCACCGAACGCCACTACTTCTTGGAGATGAACACCCGCCTGCAGGTCGAGCACCCGGTCACGGAGCTCGTGACCGGCGTGGACCTGGTCCACCAGCAGCTGCGGATCGCCGCGGGCGACGGCATGACCATCGCCCAGGACGACGTCGAGCTGCGCGGCCACGCCATCGAGGTGCGGCTGAACGCCGAGGACCCGGCGACCAACTTCATGCCCTCCCCCGGCCCGGTCACCCGCATCACCGTGCCGCAGGGCCCGTGGATCCGCTTCGACGGCGGTGTGGAGTCCGGTGACGTCATCGGCGGCGCCTACGACTCGATGGTCGGCAAGCTGATCGTGTGGGGCGAGGACCGCGCCACCGCGGTGTCCCGCATGGCCCGGGCGCTGGAGGAGATGACGGTCGTCGGCGTGCCGACCACGCTGCCGTTCCACCGCCTCGCGATGGCCCACGAGGACTTCGTGACGGCCAGCCACGCGACCTCCTCGGTCGAGGGCGACTGGGACCTGTCGACGCTGGAGCCGTGGCAGCCGGCCGACCCCGAACCGGTGGCGACCAACGGGCACGCCCCCGGTCACACCACCACCGCCCGCGAGGTCGAGCTGTTCGTCTCCGGCGCCCCGCTGCACGTCACCGTGCACGGGGTCGGCCGGGCCAACGCCGCGGTGCAGGCCGCCAGCAGCCGCCGACGTGACGGCGGTGGTCGTCGGGGCGCCGGGGCCAGCAACGACGGTCCCGAGCTGCGCGCCCCGATGACCGGCGTGATCGTCACCTACGCGGTGGCCGACGGCGACACGGTGTCCGCCGGCGACATCGTCTGCGTGCTGGAGGCCATGAAGATGGAGAACCACGTGGTGGCCCACCGCGACGGCACCGTCGGCGGCATCGGCCTGTCCGATGGCGACGCGGTCGAGCAGGGCGCGCTGCTGGCCACCATCACCGCATGATCGGTGCGGTCGCCCGCCGACGGGCAGTGACCGTCCCCACGAGGAGCACCCCACGATGAGCGCACGGACCGCACTGGTCATCGGCGGCACCGGACCGACCGGGCCACCCCTGGTCGACGGGCTGGTCGAGCGAGGGTTCGACACGACGATCTTCCACACGGGCCGCCACGAGCTGCCCGACGGACCCGACGTGCCCCACCTGCACGGCGACCCCTACAGCGCCGACGGCATCGCCGACGCGCTGGGAGGCCGCCGCTTCGACGTGGTCGTGGCGACCTACGGGCGGGTCCGGCTGCTGGCCGAGCACGTCGCCGGCAGGTGCGACCACTTCCTGGCCGTGGGCGGCACACCGGTCTACGAGGGCTACGTCGAACCCCACCTCCACTTCCCCACCGGCATGGACATGCCCGTGCGGGAGGATCGCCACCCGTTGGTGCCGACCGAGGACATCCCCGACGCCCACTACCGCACGGCGGCGATCCGTCGGACCGAGGACACCGTCTTCGAGCTCGGCACCCGCGGGGCGTTCGACGCGACCTACCTGCGCTACCCGACGGTCTACGGGCCGAGGAACCCGCACGCGTGGGAGTGGACGGTCGTCCGCCGTGTGCTCGACGGTCGGCCGTGGATGATCCTGTCCGACGACGGGCGGGGCATCCACTCCCGAGCGGGTGCACGCAACGCCGCCCACGCGATCCTCTGCGCGATCGACCACCCGTCCGCGGCGGCCGGCAAGGCCTACAACGTCGCCGACGAGGACCTGGTCAGCATCCGGCAGTGGGCCGAGCTGACCGCCGAGGCGGCCGGCGGGTCGCTGGGCATCCGCTCGTTGCCCGGCGAGCTGCCGAGCCCCGGCTGGGGCGTCATCGCCTTCGGCTACAAGGGCACCCCGAGCTGTGTGCTGGACACCACCCGGCTGCGCGAGGACCTGGGCTACCGCGACGTGATGTCGCTGCGGGACGGCATCGCCGAGACGGTGGAGTGGATGCTGGCCAACCGCGAGCAGATGGACGCCAACCCCAACCTCGTCGACCCGTTCGACTACGACGCCGAGGACGCGCTGATGGCCGCCTACGACCGGGCCATGGCTGACCTGGCCCCGTACACCGAGCCGTTCACCAGCGGCATGAAGCGCATGCCGGTGCCGCAGACCGCGAAGGGCTCGAAGGCCGGCGACACCGCCGGCGACACGGCGGGGACCTCGTCGTGATCGGGCTGACATCGTGATCGGGCTGGAGGAGCTGCGCGACCGGGTGCTCGGCCGCGAGCTGGAGGGTGGCACGTGGACGCCGCTGGACTACGAGGCATGGCTGGCGGCCGACGCCATGCTGGCCCCGCCCCCGCAGGACGGCGCGATGCACCCGATGATGGTCTTCCATGCCACCGTGCGGGCCGTCGCCTACACCATCGGCGAGCTGTTCGAGCTGTTCGACTGCCCGTTGGAGGACGGCCCGATGCTGGGCGAGATGGACCTGCACCAGCACCGCCCGCTGCAGGTGGGCGAGACCTACGCGGTCCAGCCGACGATCGTCGACGTCGTCCGCAAGGAGGGCCGCAGCGGCACCTTCGACCTGATCGCCACCGAGTTCGTGGTGCGTGGCGACGACGGCGAAGCGGCCGCCACCCTCCGCAACACCTACGTCTGCCCGAGGAGGGCGTGATGACGACCCCGATCGTTGGCGAGGCGATCACCCCGCTGCACATCGACGGCGTGGACGGCCAGCAGATCAAGACCATGGCCGCCCTGCTGCGCGACCCCAACCCAATCCACTTCGACACCGACGTCACCCGGGCGCTGGGCATGGGCGATCGTGCGGTCAACCAGGGGCCGACCAACGTCGGTTACGTGGCCACCGCGCTGATGGCGTGGGCCGGCGGCGGCCCCGAGTGCATCCGCCACCTGAAGGTCCGCCTGGCCGGGAACGTCTTCGCCGGCGACCGCCTGACCGCCGGCGGCACCGTCGAGTCCCTCTCGGAGGAGGACGGCACCACCGTCGCCACCTGCACCGTGTGGCTGCGCCGCGACGACGACACCGTCGTGGTCACCGGCACCGCCGAAGTGGCCCTGTAGCCCTCGAGCCGACGAGGTGCGTGTGCGTTGGCCACCCCCTGTGGCAGCTCAACTCACCCGGGGTGGAGCGTCGTGCGGCATACCCACCCCCTGACGGCGTCCATGCCACACGTCGGCCAAGGCTGCGCGACATGGGCAGCCAGAGCCGACGCCGAACGCACACACCGTTCGTGTGCCCAACGCACAGAGGTGCCAACGCACCGCCGCCGGGCATCCCAAACCCCTACACCGTCCGGCCGGCGTCGTCCCAGTGCTGCTTGCGGAGCTCGCGCTTGAGGATCTTGCCGGTCGGCGCCTTGGGCAGCGCGTCGACGAACTCCACGCTCTTGGGCTTCTGGTAGGACGCGAGGTGTTCGCGGGCGGCGTCGATGATGTCGCGCTCGGTGGCCTCGTGGCCCTTGCGAAGCACGACGACGGCGTGGACGTTCTCGCCCCACACGTCGTCGGGGACGCCGATGACGGCGCACTCCAGCACGGCGGGATGGGCGTTGATCGCCTCCTCGACCTGCACCGAGTAGATGTTCTCGCCGCCCGAGATGATCATGTCCTTGGCGCGGTCGACGATGTAGACGAACCCGTCGGCGTCCCACGTCGCCATGTCGCCGGTCCACATCCAGCCGTCGCGCAATGTCTGCGCGGTCTGCTCCGGCTGCTGCCAGTAGCCCAGCATGTTCGCGGGTGAGCGCACGATGATCTCACCGGTCGTCTCGCCGTCCCGCGGGACCGGCTCGCCGTCGAACCCGACCACGCGCACGTCGGTGACAAACCCCTCCCGACCGCAGGACTTCAGCCGGTGCGGGTTGATGCCCTCGACCGCGTCGGCGTGGACCTCCTGGGACAGGAACGTCATCGTCGTGCCCTCCGTCTGCCCGTACCCCTGGATGAGGGTGCACGGGAAGGCCTCGAGCGCGCGCTTGACCACGGCGCTCGGCATCGGTCCGCCGCCGTACTGGATGTTGCGCAGGCTGGACAGGTCGAAGTCGTCGAAGTCCTCGACGTCCATCATCCAGCTGAGCATCGTGGTGATGCCGAGAAAGGCCGACACCCGCTCGCGCTGGATGACCTCCAGGGCCAGGCGAGGCTCGAAGTTGATCAGCACCACCGGGCAGCCGTGCGCCAGGTAGTTCATCGACAGCACCACGGGGATGTGGAACATCTGCCCGGTCAGCATGTAGACGTCGGTCGGCACGATCCGCTCGGCGACGGTCTGGTTGAGCATGCCCATCCAGGCGCTGCGGTGGGAGTGCAGCGCGCCCTTGGACCGTCCGGTGGTGCCTCCGGTGTAGAGGATGAAGAGGGGGTCGTCCTCCCCGACGCCGTCGGCCCACGGGGGCTCGTGGTCGCCGGCGCGGGCGACGAGCTCGGCGAGGCTGCCGCTGCCGTCGGGGGCGACGGCCAGGACGTGGGGGATGTCGAGCTCGCCGGCAAGGGTCTCGGCGACGTCCCGGAACTCCTCGGCCACGACGATCGCGGCGGGATCGCCGTCGGCGAGGATCTTCCCCAGCTCGACCTCACCCAGCCGCCAGTTCAGCGGCTGGGTGATCAGCCCGGCCCGGCCGCAGGCGAAGTAGAGGGCCTGGTACTCGATGGAGTTGCGGGACAGGACCGCAACTCGGTCCCCCTGCTCGAGCCCGAGCTCGTCGCGAAGCCCGTTGGCGAGCCGCCGGACGTACTCGTCGAGCGCGGCGAAGGTCATCCGTCGCCCGCTGGGGACGTCGATGAGGGCTTCGCGTTCACCGTCGAGGTGGGCCCACTTGGTCGGGATGCGGCCGATGTTGATCACGACCACAGTTCTACCATCCGTTTGGTAAGCAAATCCACCGCCTTCCGAGGACCCTGCGCCATCGAAGGCTTGCGCACCTCGCCTCCGGGTGCAACGATTACCAAACAGTCGTTTGGTGGATCGCCGACGACACCCCCAACCTGAGCAGGGAGCCGTGATGCAGAACTACGACGTCATCGTGATCGGAGCGGGAGCCGCCGGGCTGTCCGCAGCCGCGCTGCTGGCCAAGGAGGGGAAGTCCGTCCTCGTCGTCGAGCGCAGCCCCTTCCTCGGCGGCCGCGGCATGGCCACCCCCGACGAGGGCTACGAGCTGAACCTCGGCGCCCACCTCATGGAGGACTCCGGGTCGGGCCTGACGCGGATCTTCGAGCACGTCGGCAAGACGCTGGGCCACGGCCCCTCCAACACCGACATGCCCGTGTGGAACCACGAGACCGAGCAGTGGGGTTCCATCCGCGACCGCTACTCCGGCTCCAAGGACGAGCTGAAGGCCGTGATCAAGGCGCTCGTCGACACCCCCTACGAGGAGCTCGAGCGCTGGGACGACCGGCCCATGCGCGCGTGGATCCAGCAGTACACCAACCACCAGGGCGTCATCGACCTGTTCGAGTTCATCACCGTCATGGAGTGCATGACCGAGGACTGGTGGGACCACTCGGCGTCGGAGAACCTCTTCGTGCGCAAGATGCACTACGAGGAGAAGAACACCGCGGCGTACTCCTACTGGCCGGTGGGCGGCTGGCAGAAGCTGTTCACCGACCTGCGCGACGCCATCGAGGAGAACGGTGGCGAGGTTCGGCTCGGACAGCCGGTCAGCCGCGTGCTGATGGATGGTGGCGAGGTGAAGGGTGTCGCCCTGCCCCGCGCCGGTGCGGTGCTGCCCAACGAGATCTTCCACGAGGACGAGGTCCGCGCACCCGTCGTCATCTCCACGCTGCCCGTGTGGCACGTCCTCAACATCGTCGACGAGCATGCCCTGCCGGAGTGGTACGTCGACCAGATCAAGCAGATGGCGCAGGACAAGAACCGCATCTCGTGGGCCGGCCTGTACATGGCCACCGAGGAACCGATCCCGGTGCTGGACCGCCAGGAGATCGCGACGTGGCTGCACTCCCCCGTCGCCCGCGCCTCCGGCTTCATGTTCGAGATGTCGGCCCTGGACGAATCGGTCGCCCCCGACGGCAAGCACCTCTACGTGATGGGTGCGATGCTCCACGGGTTCGGACGAAACGGCGACATGGGATTCGTCAAGCAGAAGTTCGACGAGTTCGAGCAGGACGTCGAGACGATGTGGCCGGGCCTCGCCGACCACGTCTTCAAGCGCCGCCACCTGGTCTACGACCCCTCCTTCGGCGTCATCCAGAAGCCCGGACTGGTCGGCAGCTTCCGTCCGCACTGGAAGGCCCCCAACATCCAGGGCCTGTACTTCGCGTCGGAGACCTTCAAGTCCCGCGGCATCGGCATCGACCGGGCCGCACGTGCCGGCCTGTCGGCGGTGGAGGACATCCTCGGCCGTCGCCTGTGGCCGCTCGACGAGGGCTTCCGGTACTGATGCGCGACGTCGTCGGGCGGCTGGGCGTGGTCCGCGTGGACCACGTCGCGGTCGCCGTCCGGTCCATCGAGGCCGCCGTACCGCTGTTCCGCGACCTGCTGGGCGGCGAGTTCCTGCACGGCGGCAACGAGCCGGAACCGCTGGGCATCCGCACGATCCAGCTGGCGATGCCGAACGACCTGCGCATCGAGCTGCTCCAGCCCTGCACCCCCGACAGCTACCTCCACGCCGTCCTCGACAAGCGTGGCGAGGGCGTGCACCACATCACCGTCTTCGTCGCCGACATCCATGTGGCGCTGGCCGCGCTGGAGGAGGCCGGCATCGAGACGGTCGACACGGACCTCGAGACCGACCCGACGTGGCTGCAGACCTACGTCCGCCCGCGTTCGGGGTTCGGGATCGTCTGGCAGATCGTGCAGTCCGCCGACGACTGGAGCGTCCCCCAGGGCATCGCCTCGCTGGAGGCGGTCCTGGCCGGAGGGGTCGACTGGGCCACCAACCGGGTGGCCCGCAGCGACGGGGACGCGGGCAGCACACCGTCGTGAGGCGGCCCTCCCCGGTTACCCTTCGTTGACCATGCCTGCCGACCGCGCCCCCCGAGGCACCCGCGAAGCCCCACGCCGCAAGGACGAGGTGCTCGCCGCCGCCACCCGTGTGTTCCACGCCAAGGGCTACGCGACCGCGTCGATCCAGGACGTCGCCGACGAGCTCGGCATCCTCAAGGGCAGCCTCTACTACTACATCGACTCCAAGGAGGACCTGCTCTTCGACATCATCGACCGGGTCCACCGTGACACCGTCGAACGGCTCGAGGAGTGGCTCGAGGTCGAGGGTGACCCGCTGGTGCAGCTGCGGGCCTACCTCGAGCAGCAGGTGCAGGCGTACTGCCGGGACGTGCAGCAGGTCGGCGTGTTCCTCAACGACTTCGCCCATCTGTCGGAGGCGCGCCGAGCGACGATCCTGGCCGAACGCGACCGGTTCGACGCGGCCCTGCGCGACCTGCTGCGTCGAGGCGTCGAGTCCGGATCCATGGCCGCCGACGTCGACCCGAAGCTGACGGCCATGGCCGTCTTCGGGATGATGAACTGGATCAGCACCTGGTGGCGCGAGGACGGGCCGAGCACTCCCGAACAGGTCGCCCGGCAGTTCACCGACCTCGTGCTGGCCGGTGTCGTCGGCCCGGCCAGCGGGTCCCGAAGCGACCTGGGGCGCCCGGCGTCCTGATCGATCCGGACGGTCAGCTGGTCCGGACGTCCCAGCAGACCTCGACCTCGGGGTCGTACCGGCAGTGCACGCCCAGGTCGATGCTGCGTCGCAGGTGGTCGGCGAGATCGGGGCAGACCTCGTCGATCCGCTTGATCGCGTAACGGATGCGGGCACCGACCGCCTGGCGGGCCTTCTCCTCCCCGTCGGCGCCGAGCCGGGTTCGGTGGCCGAGGCCGGCCGACGCCCGGAGCTGCCCGACCAACCAGCCCCGTTCGGCCCGAACCGTCTCCAGCGTCGCCTCGTCACCGTGGTGCGCCGCCAGGGCCGCCCGTTCGTCGAGCTCGACGATCCTGCGGGCGTAGCGTCGACGCGCCTGGTCGTCGATGACCTCGAGCCGTCGTTCGAGGACGCCGGACCCGGTCAGGTCGAAGACGTGGACGTCCTGGCCGCTGTTGTCGAGGAGGACCGCGATGTCGCGCACGCCCTTGGCGTCGGGCACCACGGCGCTCGTGTCGCGGAGGCCGATGACCCAACCGTGACCGGTCTGCTGCCAGCGTCCGGTAGCGGGTTCCGGCTGCCCGGTGGCGCTGACGCCGGTGTGCTCGACGGTCGGAGTGCTCAGCCCGTGCCGGGCGAGTAGCTCCTTGGCTCGCCGCAGGAGCGGCCGCGCACCGATGTCCTTCGCGGTCCGGGCCGCACGCGCCAGGGCCGTGCGTGCCGCAGGGCGATCCCCGACCCGGAGGTGCAGCTCGCCGAGCTCCAGCAGGCACATGGCGACGCGCTGGGGCATGGGCATCGCCTCGTAGCACGCCAACGCGTCGTTCCAGCGTTCGATCACCGCCTTCGGATCACCGCCGCGGGACACGAGCGCCATCGCCTCGAGCCGCATCCGTTCCCCCGCGTGCACACGGGTCTCGCCCGTGGCCGCCCGGTCGCGGACGGCACGGACCACCGGGTCGAGGTCCTCGTCGATGCCTGCGGCCCGCACGGCCTCGGCGTACAGGGCCCCGACCTCGCCGGCCCAGAACGCGGGCCCGTCCGGGTCGGTCGCCGCGGTGAACGCCACACGGACACGCGCCACGGCCGTCTCGTGGTCGCCCTCGGCCAGCGCGACCTCGGTGGCGAGCTGTCCCCAGAAGCACTGGAACCAGATCTGCCGGGAGCTCGCCATCTCGCGGTCGGCCTCCTCCATCAGCCAGCGGGCCAGGCGGACGTCGCCGCTGCGGATCGCCGCCATGCCGGTCTGGGTCAGCAGGCCGCCCCGCGCCGCTCCCTCCGGCGCCAGGACCATCGCCTCCAGGCCGATCGCGAGGGCCTCCTCGAGGCGGCCGAGGTCGATGGAAGGGCCCAGCAGGTTGATGCGCAGGTCCATGCCGCGCGTGCGCCCGAGGCCATGGGCCTCCGCGAGGTCCACCGCCCGCTGACACTCCTCGATTGCCGCCTCGAAGGCACCCTGATTGGCCAGGATCCCGCTGTGCCCGCTCGCGGCCCGCATCTGCTGCACCACGGCACCGGCGTCCTCTGCGACGCGGCGAGCCCGGGCGAAGAGGCGAGCCGACTCCGCTGCGTCGCCGCGTTGCCCCCGGATGGTGGCCAGGGTGATGAGCGCCTCTGCCCATGCGGTCTGCTCCCCGACGGCCTCGGCGACCTCGGCAGCGTGGGCGGCAAGGGCCTCGCCCTCACCGAAGATGCCCTGCTTCATCATCGCGGTGGAGAAGGCGGCCTCGACGCGGGCACGAAGGGGGGTCCGCTGGTCGCGCACGAGGGACAACGCCGTCCGGAACGCGGGCTCGGACCGTTCCCAGTCGAGGTCGTGGCCGCGGCCGACCAGCGTGTGCAGCGCGGCTGCCCGTTCGCGGTCCTGCTCGGCATCACCGAGGAGCTCCAGCCCCTTCGTGGCCAGCGCGACCGTGCGACGCTCGTCGAGGTCGGCGAGCGCGCACTGGGAGGCGGCCTGCATGACGCCGGGAAGGTCGGTGCCGACCCGGGCCTCGGCGTCGGGCACCAGGTGCCACAGCTCAGCGACCCGTTCGAGGGACAGCCGGGCATCCCTGTAGGCGAACACCGTCCGTGCATGTGTCGCCGCACGGAACGCCGCCTCGAGCTCCTCGTCACGACGACCGGCGACGCGGAGATGCCTCGCCAGCTCGGCGGCATCCTCGGCGTCGATCCCGCCACCCTGCAGGAGGCGGTCGGCGAGCGCGCTGTGGACCGCCAGGAGCTCGCTCGGCAGGGAACCGGCCTCGATCGCATCCGCGATGAGGGCATGGCGCAGCCGGTACGCCACCCCGTCGACGATCAGCAGGTGGCGTTCGATCGCCTCGCGCACGGCCGCGTCGAGCTCGTCGGGCGCCAGGCTGCTGACCTCGAGCAGCACGACGTGGTCGACCGGCCCGCCGACGGCGGCAAGGATGCGCAGGACCTGCTTGGTCCGCTGGGCGCACCCGTCGAACCGGGCGAGCAGGAGGTCGGCCAGCTGGTCGGTCAGCGCCCCGTGCCCGTTCGCCAGCTCCAGGGCGTACAGCGGGTTGCCTCCGGAGCGGTCCATGACGTCGCCGAGCTCACGGGCGTCCATGACCCGGTCGCGCAGCAGGGACAGCAGGGCCGCCGCGTCGAGCGGGCCGAGGTCGAGCCTGGTTGCCCGTGGCGAACGGGTGACGGTGTCCAGCAACGGCCTGGCCGGGTGCCCGCGCCCGATCTCGGTCGTCCGGGCCGTCATCACGACGAGGGCCCGGACGCCACCGAGGTTGGCGAGCAGGTAGCCAAGGACGTCGCGGCTGGCTGGGTCGCACCAGTGGACGTCCTCGATGACCAGCACCAGCAGGGGACACGCAGCGGCCGCCTGCTCGACCACCCCGAGCAGGTGCTCCACGAGCTGGTCCTGGCCGAGGGCGTCGACGCGGCTCGTCATCCCCTCCGCGCCCAGCAGGTCAGGGACCAAACGGCTCAGCGAGACCCTGGCGGCGGCGCTGATCTCGACCCCCCACTGCTCTGGGTCTCGCAGGACGGGACGGATCGCCTGGACGGTGGCGGCGTAGGGCAGCTGACCGGCGCCGGTGTCGAGGCACTCGCCGCGGAGCACGCGTGCGCCCTCGAGCCCAGCGACGAAGGTGTCGACCACCGTGCTCTTGCCGATCCCCGCGTCGCCGGAGACCAGGACGATCCGTGCGTCGTGGCCCCGTCGGGCCTCCTCTGCGACGCGGAGGAGGACCCCGAGCTCGTCGTCACGACCGAGCGGCCTGCCCCCGCTGGTGCGCACACGGAACGGCGACGCAGACAAGGCGTCCTGCGACGGCACTGCTGCCCCTGCACCCACGTTCACGGCGCGTTCCTCCCCTTGTGGGGAGGAGACTAGTTCGGATACGCCGCTGTTCCAAGGGTCGGAGCACGATTCATGCGGTCGTCACCCGTTGGCGGCTCGGACCTGGCGGGCGACGTCGCGGGTGTCGTACCAGAGGCTGAGTCGTGCGATGTGGCCGTCCTCGTCGATGTCGAACACGTCGACGGCGTCGAAGGCGATGTCGGCACCGCCCACGGTTCGCCCCTCGAACCCGATCTCGACGGTCACGACCCGGTCGGCGACGGAGATCCGGGTGGGTGTGTCGGTGCCGCGTTCGAACCCGGCCAGCAACGGCGGGTAGTAGGCCGCGATGTCCGCTCGCCCCTGCCGGTCGCGCGACCCCACCGGGCTGAACGTCGCATCCTCCGCGAACAGCGCCGCCAGGGCGTCGAAGTCACGCGCGTTGACGGCAGCGAAGTAGGCCTCGACAGTGGCGCGAGGGTTGGTGGGACGGGGCTCGGAAGCGGGCGAATCGGGCACGAACCGAATACTGACTGATCAGTCAGTAGGTCACAAGGGTCGGGTCGGGATCGCCGACTCGCGCGCGGACGAGCTCGTCCATGCGCCGGAGGGCGTTGCGGGCGAAGCGCTTCTGCATCCAGCGGCCGAACACCTTCATGCCGAGCCAGACGATCGGGTTGGTGATGCGGGCCGGGCGGCTGTAGGCGTGGATGCGGAACTGCACCTCGCCGGTGTCCAGCCACTTCCACACCTCGAAGTCCATCTGCCCGGTCTCCAGGTGCCCCTCGAGGGTGCGGTAGTTCCAGCCCCACCGTCGGACGGGCCGGTCGTCGACGGTGGCGGTCTCGTCGCGGACGTCACCGACCCGCAGGCCGAGCAGGAACCGCAGCCCGTAGAACCGCGCTTCGAGCATCATGTTGCGTTGCGCCAGCGGGACGTCGGCCCAGTAGACGGCCCGGACGATGCGCGGGTCGACGAAGGCGTAGTCCTCGATCAGCAGTGCGGCTGTTTCCCAGGGGCCATCGGGGATCGGGTCGCCGGGAGGTTCGTGCGGCAGCGCTCGGCACCAGTCGTCGAGGATCCATCCCTGGTCCACGTCGTCGATGTCCACGGTGTCGAGGGCGTAGTTGAGCCCGGAGTCGGGCAGCCGCTCCAACCCTCGCCTGGCCCTGTCCGACACCGGCGCGGTCGATACCGTCCGGCGTTGGTCCGCACCGGGCCCGTCGGCATCCTCCTCGATGATGTCGGTGTCCATCTCCACGGAGGTCATGACCACGCCGCCCGCAAGGGCGACGACGCCTGCGCAGAACTCGGCCCACATGTGCAGCTGGATCTCGCTGGCGAGCGGCACGCGGTCGTAGAGGACGTGGAACAGCCGGTTCCCGCTGCGGGCGAAGGACTCGATCTCGAAGACGGTCCAGTCGAACCGGTCGTGGGCCCGGGCTCGAAAGGTGATCTGTCCTGCCTCCATGTGCCCGTCGAGCGTAATCAGCGTGAACGACGTCGCATCGGCGTCGACGACCCTGACAGGACCGTTCCAGGGGCCGGGCAGGTACACCACGTACTCGTTGCCGACCTCGATCCGGTCGGTCTTGCCGTCGGGTGAGCCGTCCTCGAAGCGGGCCATCGCCTCGGGAGTCGCCGCGTTGATGTCCCGCCGCAGGGTGGCCACGACCTGCTCGGGCGTCATCGCGCTGTCGGTGAAGGCGATGCGATAGGAACGGCGGTACAGCGGGCCCACCCCGTCAGCGGCCCGCTGGACGACGTCGAGGTCGCCGACCACGTCGCGGTCGAGGTCGGGCACGTCCGGCACCGTCTGGGCGGACCGTCCCCGACGGTAGAGGGGCACGCGGTGGAACAGGTAGGACAGGGTGGTCCACAACATGCTGGTCGCCCAGCGCCACACGCGCTGGGCCCGGGTCGACACCGTCAGTG
The nucleotide sequence above comes from Euzebya pacifica. Encoded proteins:
- a CDS encoding VOC family protein, with the protein product MRDVVGRLGVVRVDHVAVAVRSIEAAVPLFRDLLGGEFLHGGNEPEPLGIRTIQLAMPNDLRIELLQPCTPDSYLHAVLDKRGEGVHHITVFVADIHVALAALEEAGIETVDTDLETDPTWLQTYVRPRSGFGIVWQIVQSADDWSVPQGIASLEAVLAGGVDWATNRVARSDGDAGSTPS
- a CDS encoding DUF1990 family protein produces the protein MPSIPDMPDADGRAPALTVSTRAQRVWRWATSMLWTTLSYLFHRVPLYRRGRSAQTVPDVPDLDRDVVGDLDVVQRAADGVGPLYRRSYRIAFTDSAMTPEQVVATLRRDINAATPEAMARFEDGSPDGKTDRIEVGNEYVVYLPGPWNGPVRVVDADATSFTLITLDGHMEAGQITFRARAHDRFDWTVFEIESFARSGNRLFHVLYDRVPLASEIQLHMWAEFCAGVVALAGGVVMTSVEMDTDIIEEDADGPGADQRRTVSTAPVSDRARRGLERLPDSGLNYALDTVDIDDVDQGWILDDWCRALPHEPPGDPIPDGPWETAALLIEDYAFVDPRIVRAVYWADVPLAQRNMMLEARFYGLRFLLGLRVGDVRDETATVDDRPVRRWGWNYRTLEGHLETGQMDFEVWKWLDTGEVQFRIHAYSRPARITNPIVWLGMKVFGRWMQKRFARNALRRMDELVRARVGDPDPTLVTY
- a CDS encoding ATP-binding protein yields the protein MNVGAGAAVPSQDALSASPFRVRTSGGRPLGRDDELGVLLRVAEEARRGHDARIVLVSGDAGIGKSTVVDTFVAGLEGARVLRGECLDTGAGQLPYAATVQAIRPVLRDPEQWGVEISAAARVSLSRLVPDLLGAEGMTSRVDALGQDQLVEHLLGVVEQAAAACPLLVLVIEDVHWCDPASRDVLGYLLANLGGVRALVVMTARTTEIGRGHPARPLLDTVTRSPRATRLDLGPLDAAALLSLLRDRVMDARELGDVMDRSGGNPLYALELANGHGALTDQLADLLLARFDGCAQRTKQVLRILAAVGGPVDHVVLLEVSSLAPDELDAAVREAIERHLLIVDGVAYRLRHALIADAIEAGSLPSELLAVHSALADRLLQGGGIDAEDAAELARHLRVAGRRDEELEAAFRAATHARTVFAYRDARLSLERVAELWHLVPDAEARVGTDLPGVMQAASQCALADLDERRTVALATKGLELLGDAEQDRERAAALHTLVGRGHDLDWERSEPAFRTALSLVRDQRTPLRARVEAAFSTAMMKQGIFGEGEALAAHAAEVAEAVGEQTAWAEALITLATIRGQRGDAAESARLFARARRVAEDAGAVVQQMRAASGHSGILANQGAFEAAIEECQRAVDLAEAHGLGRTRGMDLRINLLGPSIDLGRLEEALAIGLEAMVLAPEGAARGGLLTQTGMAAIRSGDVRLARWLMEEADREMASSRQIWFQCFWGQLATEVALAEGDHETAVARVRVAFTAATDPDGPAFWAGEVGALYAEAVRAAGIDEDLDPVVRAVRDRAATGETRVHAGERMRLEAMALVSRGGDPKAVIERWNDALACYEAMPMPQRVAMCLLELGELHLRVGDRPAARTALARAARTAKDIGARPLLRRAKELLARHGLSTPTVEHTGVSATGQPEPATGRWQQTGHGWVIGLRDTSAVVPDAKGVRDIAVLLDNSGQDVHVFDLTGSGVLERRLEVIDDQARRRYARRIVELDERAALAAHHGDEATLETVRAERGWLVGQLRASAGLGHRTRLGADGEEKARQAVGARIRYAIKRIDEVCPDLADHLRRSIDLGVHCRYDPEVEVCWDVRTS
- a CDS encoding TetR/AcrR family transcriptional regulator, whose protein sequence is MPADRAPRGTREAPRRKDEVLAAATRVFHAKGYATASIQDVADELGILKGSLYYYIDSKEDLLFDIIDRVHRDTVERLEEWLEVEGDPLVQLRAYLEQQVQAYCRDVQQVGVFLNDFAHLSEARRATILAERDRFDAALRDLLRRGVESGSMAADVDPKLTAMAVFGMMNWISTWWREDGPSTPEQVARQFTDLVLAGVVGPASGSRSDLGRPAS
- a CDS encoding nuclear transport factor 2 family protein, encoding MPDSPASEPRPTNPRATVEAYFAAVNARDFDALAALFAEDATFSPVGSRDRQGRADIAAYYPPLLAGFERGTDTPTRISVADRVVTVEIGFEGRTVGGADIAFDAVDVFDIDEDGHIARLSLWYDTRDVARQVRAANG